The Blastocatellia bacterium genome contains the following window.
CCTTGTTAACATAATTTGCAAGTATTACATCTTCTTTAATAAAAGGAACTTCTCGACGTAATTTTTCATAAGCTGTTAATACTCCTCGCCCTGGCTTAAGTGGGAGGAGAAAATCTAACGCCTGAGATGCTGCTAAAAGTTCAGTAGCAAGGATAAGTTCTAGGTTTTGTACAATAGTTTTTAATTTTAATGCGCTAGTCATTCCCATACTTACATGGTCTTCTTTGTTAGCTGATGTAGGTAGTGAATCAACCGAAGCAGGATGAGACAATACTTTATTTTCACCTAGTAATGCTACAGCCATAACTTGAGCAATCATTAGCCCAGAACAAGTTCCCGCTTCGGGGCTAAGAAATGCTGGTAGTTCTGAAAGGTCTGGATTAACTAATCGCTCAATTCGACGTTCAGAAATTGCGCCAAGTTCAGTTAAAGCCATTGCTAAATAATCTAGCCCTAGCGCAAGCGGTTCGCCATGAAAATTACCACCAGAGATAATTTCTTTTGTTTCAGCAAAAACTAGCGGGTTGTCTGTCGCGCTATTGATTTCTATTTCTAAAACGCTCTTTACATGAGAAATAACATCACGAACTGCGCCATGTACTTGAGGAATACATCTTAAGCTATAAGCATCTTGGACACGCCTGCAATTGTGGTGAGATTCTATAATTTCGCTATCTTTTGTAAGTTCAATTAAGCGGGCTGCTACTAGTTTTTGCCCGGCGTGTGGGCGGGCTAGATGGATTCTTGGATCAGCGGCTTTTGGCGTTCCATGCAAGGCTTCTAAAGACATTGCTCCTGCTAAATCTGCTAGATCTGCAAGTCTAAGTGCTTTTTGAATTAGCAAACTACCTACTGCTGTAATTGCTTGAGTACCATTAACTAAAGAAATCCCCTCTTTAGCTTCTAAGGTGATTGGTTGAAGACCCGCGTTTTCTAGTGCTTGACTGCTAGGCATTCGTTCGCCTTTAAAAAATGCTTCTCCTTCACCAATTAAAACTAGGGCTAAATGGGCAAGCGGGGCAAGATCTCCGCTTGCACCTACTGAACCTTTGCTTGGAATAACAGCATTAACACCAGAATTTAGCAATTTACAAAGGGTTTCTACAACTTCCAATCGAACACCAGAAAAGCCTTTTGCCAAAACATTTGCACGTAGCAGCATCATAGCGCGTGATTCTGCTTGGCTAAGTGGTTCACCTACTCCAACGGCATGTGAGCGAACTAAATTAATTTGTAATTGACGTAGTTTATCTGTAGGAATGCTAACATCTGAAAGTTTACCAAAACCGGTATTTACTCCATAAACTACTTTTTCCGTTTGGATAATTTCATCAATAACTGCACGGGAAGCATTAATATTTGCTATTGCGTGAGGGGCAAGACCTACAATTGCTTGATTGCAAGCAACTGCTTCAACATCTGCAAGAGATAATTGATTACCATCTAAGAGGATCATATTAAGTTATTTCCTAAGAAAGAATTAAGATTTTTTAAATAAATTATCAAAAGCATTGCGGGCATCATCAGACTTGAATTTAGAAGCTAAACCATCAACACTTCCTTTTTGGTTGGGGGTAAAATACTCACAAAAATTAGATTTTTCTTTATCTCTAACCTGTTCTGATGCTGGTTCACGACATTGTTTATGTGCAAATGGGTCATAGAAAGAACAATTAAGGCAAACATGCAAATCTCTATGGCACTCTGGACAAGAATCTAAGCGAGAGACTTTGCTAGTTATGGATATTTCTTTTTTACAATGAAAACAAAGCATAAATAAATCCTGGTTAGTTCTAAATTATTGATTTTGAAGCTAAATATCGTTTGGATCAATTCCTAGATCGCGTAATTTAGCTAGAAGCTTTTCAGTTTTTTGACGCTCTTTCTCAACTTCTTCTAATGCTTTTTTAGTTTGCTCTTGAGCTAATTGGCGTTTTTGGCCTATTTCAACATAGCTTTCAAAAGGGCTTCCATCTGCATGATAAAGTTTGGTTTCATTATTTTGAAACTCAAACCTAATTCTTAAACGAGGGCTAACCCAATTATTCATTGGGACAATATCAATTAATTTATTTCCAACACGTCGCCAGCCTTTAAGATATTTCTTTTTGCCTGTTGGATTAATTAAGTAATATTCTTCTACTCCAAATCTTTCATAAAATTCCAACTTTTCCTGCATTTCTTTTGGTCGATTCCCAGGAGAAAGAATTTCAAAAACAACTTGAGGAGCAATATTTCCCTCATCCCATTGTCTATAAGAACCACGAGGGCCTTTTGGACGGCCAAAAGCTACCATTGTATCAGGAGCAACACGGGTTTTATTATCGCCTTCTACAGGATACCAAAGCAAATCACCAGCAATAAAAACATTTGGATCATTAGCAAATTCAAGTTCTAAGCCTTGCTTAATGGTTACTATCCAGTCAAATTGCTCGGTATTGTCTGCCATGCGTTTTCCGTCTCTCTCTGGGTAGTGAATTTTTGGTAGAGAATCGACATTTTTTAC
Protein-coding sequences here:
- a CDS encoding Uma2 family endonuclease; its protein translation is MSRVKNVDSLPKIHYPERDGKRMADNTEQFDWIVTIKQGLELEFANDPNVFIAGDLLWYPVEGDNKTRVAPDTMVAFGRPKGPRGSYRQWDEGNIAPQVVFEILSPGNRPKEMQEKLEFYERFGVEEYYLINPTGKKKYLKGWRRVGNKLIDIVPMNNWVSPRLRIRFEFQNNETKLYHADGSPFESYVEIGQKRQLAQEQTKKALEEVEKERQKTEKLLAKLRDLGIDPNDI
- the hutH gene encoding histidine ammonia-lyase — its product is MILLDGNQLSLADVEAVACNQAIVGLAPHAIANINASRAVIDEIIQTEKVVYGVNTGFGKLSDVSIPTDKLRQLQINLVRSHAVGVGEPLSQAESRAMMLLRANVLAKGFSGVRLEVVETLCKLLNSGVNAVIPSKGSVGASGDLAPLAHLALVLIGEGEAFFKGERMPSSQALENAGLQPITLEAKEGISLVNGTQAITAVGSLLIQKALRLADLADLAGAMSLEALHGTPKAADPRIHLARPHAGQKLVAARLIELTKDSEIIESHHNCRRVQDAYSLRCIPQVHGAVRDVISHVKSVLEIEINSATDNPLVFAETKEIISGGNFHGEPLALGLDYLAMALTELGAISERRIERLVNPDLSELPAFLSPEAGTCSGLMIAQVMAVALLGENKVLSHPASVDSLPTSANKEDHVSMGMTSALKLKTIVQNLELILATELLAASQALDFLLPLKPGRGVLTAYEKLRREVPFIKEDVILANYVNKVHQLMFSLVE